Genomic DNA from Setaria italica strain Yugu1 chromosome V, Setaria_italica_v2.0, whole genome shotgun sequence:
ttttaatttcaacaTCCTTGACTTATCTATGTTTTCAGGTCAGAGGTTATGGCCGACGCTTGACTTATCCGAATCTCCTGGTTTACCTGACGCTTCAGTCTGAAAGGTTCAGAATGCAATTCGTCATGGATGGGACGTGAACTTTCTTGCTGCCCAAACATTTGCCTCGCTTGCTACACTTCGAAAAAGATTCCATAGGGCTATTCTTCTTTATTTCCTGTTAATTCTTCAGCTATTCAAATTTCAACAACACCACGGTCACAAGACAGCTGTTTCAATAAGAAAGATCGAAGTAGATAGTAGTTCACAACGGACGCTTATTTCTAATGAAGATTTGGGCACACTATCGAAAACACACTGTGCAATGGACATATGGGTCGTGCTATACATATGGAGAAAGCACTCTATGTGAAATCCGTCATGTATACATAActcaagaaaacaaaaacaaaatcagaACAAGCAACGAAGCCGCTCATCACATACACCACCACTCGAAACCTTTTGGCTCTACTACTACCCGCCCGCGTGTAGCTGGGCTCAAAACTATCACTAGTAATAATCATCTTGCTAGCTTAGCACCGAatgctacaaccattttccggTGGCGGCGTTGATCGGCGGTCGAACTCCGGCGGCATCACCGGcgatccctcctcctcctccttctatGTATCTATGTAGTATTTGCTTTAGTCTCTTCTTCATGCATGGTTATGAGCTTCAGCTACTAGGGGCAGTGCACGTTCCTGCCAGGCCCGCCGTAGTAGAAGTAGTTCCCCCATGCGCGGTTGTACCCTCCCCGGATGTCGTAGCAGCCGGGGTGGTCGGCGACGAGCCGGAGCGTGGCGGCGGGGACGAGGCTGTTGTCGCCGTCCACCACCTGCACGTTGCGGAAGTAGGCGGCGCGGTTGAAGCCTTCCCGCGGGAAGTGGCCGCTCCCCATCTGCGTGGGCGTGTGCGAGCCCGACGGGCGCGAGTTCACAACCTCGCCGCCGAACTGCACCATGTTGGCGTGCCCGCCCAGGTGCGTGAACAGGAACGACGGCCAGTACCCCACCAGCGGGCCCGACCCCAGCTGCAGCCACCAGTTCCCGCGGTGTGGGTCCTGCATGCGCCATCGCCATGTGTGTTTGAGCATGTGAGTTTgtgtttgaatttgaaattgaaGTGGTGGTGTACATTTATAAATAGACAAATACCTTCCATATGAGCAGGCTGATGTCGAACTGGCGGCCGTTGTAGACGGAGGTGGGCGAGATGGCGGCTCCGATGGCGATCCGGCTGTTAGTCTGGACGAAGCCGGAGCAGTGCAGGTTGTAGCACCCAGTCGCCTGGTATGCGTCGGTCTGCAACGCAATGGTGCAACGGTCAGTATACTCTATACAGCCATATAGGAGTACTGGcattctgaaatctgaatatAGGCTGTAGAATTCTGAAACTATCGTTTACTGTCatttccaaaatataggtcgttttagctattttagatacatagattttgctatacacCTAAGGATAaggttatgtctagatgcataataaagtctatgtatttagaaaagtcaaaacgaggAACAGAGGCAGCAGTAAATTTCGAGAACTTACCGTCCAGTACGTGAAGAACCTTGGGTTGCTATCTCCATACAGTTCAGGGCTGACCTGAGTTAAACAATGAAAGCAGGAAGTTAGCACTGTCTCCAGCAGAATCTGTTTGACTGACTCATGCAATGCAACCACCAGCATTACAGGTCAATGGGCACACAACTCCAATCGAGATCACAGTGATGGAATCTAATTAATGAGCACCAGTTCTAATTAATATACTACCAAGTCAACATACAACCACATGCATGCTGCAGAGAAAGGATCCAAATACGCTGTCTACCATTCCATCTTCTTAGAGCTCTGAGAGAAGAAAACCACCACCTCATATCTCAAATGTGTTTCGGTATTGTTACAAGCAACACATGGGGCCTAATTCTGAACTTTGACCACTAACATCTACAAAGCATTGAAACTTACCCTACAAAAATTGCACTACCATAACGTTTGATCTTAAGCTCGATCTAGCACAAGATGAGTTCTGACCTAAATACCATGCTGCTAGTTAGGAGTAAGTGGTTTCCAGTTCCAGGTTACAGAAAGGTTTCTGTACACTGTCTTTCAGTACAAATGCTTTTGCTCAGCGATACTATACGAACACCAGAACTACGGTGAAGCAAACATGCATGCAAGACCTGCAAAGTTCATTCACATCTGCGTGGCTGAAGGAAGCCAGCCACATTTactggtgtcaccaaccgggcaGCCTGAAGAACTACTGCGAGTCAGGTTCACATTTACTAACTGGACGTATGAAATGGCCTTTTTTCAGGCTCAGGACTGACGCGAAAGCACTGCAGGAACAAGCAAGGCCTTTATACTAGTGCTCTGCCTCTGGAAAAGACAATCCGGACGCGCCAAGGACCAGTCTAAAGGGAACAACTTCTGTAGCAGTACcggcagcagctagctagctcctTAATTTCTTCTTCAATTTCCTCAACCACACCTCGATCCATACTGCTTGGCTTATTAAAGACACGCATGTATTTTGTACATTTTCAGAGCAGAAATAAATCTGAAGAAACTGAGTCCCTGAACCCTGATGGTACGCCAATGTTCATGCATAGATATGCAACTATGCTAGGAAGTAGGAACAAGGACAGCATGATcatcttctctctttttttttttgaacggacGGTTAGAGATTTGCCGAATTTTTTTGAACGGACAGCATGATCATCATGTATGCAAGAATGCAAGGAGTATACAGATGTGTGGGTAGGGTGCATTTGTATTGAAGAGGCCTTTGCCCTTTGGTGATGGTGAGTAGTGACTAGTGAGATGAGTACCTGCCATCCGGCCTCGATGGTGTTGAGGTCGTTGCCGAAGGAGCCGGAGATGACCCagatctgggagaggctgaactccgccgccgacgccacctTGGCCGACCACACGTTCAGGCTCGCCTTGGCGCCGTAGAACTGGTCCCCGGTCACGTACCCCACCGCGTGCTGCGCCGTCGATCATAGGCATCCATCAGAGCTGATTGAGCTACTAAGATTAAGATAAAAAGTGCTAGGAATTGCTCCACACTGCTGCCATGGCAATTGCTATCCCTACCAGTACAATCAACGTACTGTGCGCTACTGCACCAGctagctgagctgagctgagctgcgTGGTGGCGTACGTGTACTAGGAGAGGAGTAGGAGCATGGACGGGCCGGACGACAAACCGTGAGACACGATTATGGTTGGGTAATAAATCACGCAATTACTGATGCTAATACACCTGTGTTTTCCCCCCAACTAATCAGCTTTAACGCAGCAGCAGTACTGATGCGACAGCTCTTTCGAGGATAGTGTGCGTCCTGATGCGTTTTTTTGTGCAGTGCTAAACCCAGCAAAATGGTGAAGTGAAGTGAAGCCATGGCGAGGTGGGTGAACTGAACGTACTGACCTCGTGGCCGCTGCTGGTGGAGTCGCGGCGGACGTTGCTGGCGCGGGGCTTCATCCCGAACCGGCGGGCGGAGCCGGAGCGCAGCACGTCCTGCGCCGTCGTCCGCCGTATCGGCACCGTCCCCTCGGGgcaccgctcgccgccgtcgctccaCGCCTGCCGGAAGAACAcggactcctcctcctcctcgccggcggcgccgccgccgcccttggtCATGGGCCTCACCGCAGGCTCATCCTTCAAACCCAAACACAACCACaacatatttatatatatatatataaatatccGAGAGCAACATCTTGCTAACGGTAGAAACAGAAACTGCAATGTGAAACAAGTGCAGTGTAGAGGAGGCACCTCGGGCTTCTGCCCTCTGAGCTTGGGGTGGTCGAACGCCGGCTGCCGGTGCAACGGCACGCAGTGGATGACGTCGCCGTCGGGGCTCTGCATGGCACAAAGCACAAGCAACGAGCCAAGATTGACGATTACTCccaagaagaagacgacgacgacacgcCAGGGAGAGCTAGATTTGCTTGCGTGCGTGATGCGAGTAACGTCGTCACGTCAGCACGGAGACACAAACAAAAGAGAGAGCAGGTAGGGAAAGGAATGAATCGAGGAAGATTTGCCTGGATTGTCTTGTTGCAGTCCTTCTCCATCCTGGCCATCCGGGCCATGATCCTCCTGTACGCGTCCCGCTCATCCCCGGCGCGGAAGGgcaccc
This window encodes:
- the LOC101764202 gene encoding uncharacterized protein LOC101764202, translated to MASRKVPIIASLVPFLLLLLLVGLASARKDGGGGRARARVPFRAGDERDAYRRIMARMARMEKDCNKTIQSPDGDVIHCVPLHRQPAFDHPKLRGQKPEDEPAVRPMTKGGGGAAGEEEEESVFFRQAWSDGGERCPEGTVPIRRTTAQDVLRSGSARRFGMKPRASNVRRDSTSSGHEHAVGYVTGDQFYGAKASLNVWSAKVASAAEFSLSQIWVISGSFGNDLNTIEAGWQVSPELYGDSNPRFFTYWTTDAYQATGCYNLHCSGFVQTNSRIAIGAAISPTSVYNGRQFDISLLIWKDPHRGNWWLQLGSGPLVGYWPSFLFTHLGGHANMVQFGGEVVNSRPSGSHTPTQMGSGHFPREGFNRAAYFRNVQVVDGDNSLVPAATLRLVADHPGCYDIRGGYNRAWGNYFYYGGPGRNVHCP